A section of the Engystomops pustulosus chromosome 3, aEngPut4.maternal, whole genome shotgun sequence genome encodes:
- the GGPS1 gene encoding geranylgeranyl pyrophosphate synthase — protein MASSSERILLEPYKYLLQLPGKQIRTKLSQAFNHWLNVPEDKTQVIIEVTEMLHNASLLIDDIEDNSKLRRGFPVAHSIYGVPSVINSANYVYFLGLEKVLTLNHPQAVHVFTQQLLELHRGQGLDIYWRDTYTCPTEAEYKAMVLQKTGGLFGLAIGLMQLFSSYVKDLKPLLNTLGLFFQIRDDYANLHSKEYTENKSFCEDLTEGKFSFPTIHAIWSRPESTQVQNILRQRTENVDIKKYCVHYLEKVGSFEYTRQTLRELENEAYGHIKDLGGNPELVSIIEQLSSMYKNPS, from the exons ATGGCCAGCTCTTCGGAAAGAATCTTACTAGAGCCTTACAAGTACCTGCTCCAATTGCCAG gcaaGCAGATCAGAACAAAGTTGTCACAAGCTTTCAACCACTGGTTAAATGTCCCAGAAGATAAAACTCAG GTTATAATTGAAGTTACAGAGATGTTACACAATGCCAGTCTACTTATTGATGACATTGAAGACAATTCCAAGCTTCGCCGAGGTTTTCCAGTTGCTCACAGCATCTATGGTGTTCCATCGGTTATTAATTCTGCAAATTACGTTTACTTTCTGGGTTTGGAGAAGGTTTTGACACTTAACCATCCTCAAGCTGTCCATGTTTTTACCCAGCAATTGCTTGAACTCCATCGTGGCCAAGGCTTAGACATTTACTGGAGAGATACATATACATGTCCCACAGAAGCTGAATATAAAGCTATGGTCTTGCAGAAGACAGGGGGTCTATTTGGATTAGCCATTGGCTTAATGCAGTTGTTTTCTTCATATGTCAAAGATTTAAAGCCATTATTAAATACTCTTGGCCTTTTCTTTCAAATTCGAGATGATTATGCAAACTTGCACTCCAAAGAGTACACTGAGAACAAAAGCTTTTGTGAAGATTTGACAGAAGGCAAGTTCTCATTTCCTACAATACATGCTATTTGGTCAAGGCCTGAAAGCACTCAGGTGCAAAATATATTGCGGCAGAGGACAGAAAATGTAGACATCAAGAAATATTGTGTGCACTACCTCGAGAAAGTGGGCTCTTTTGAATATACAAGACAAACTTTAAGAGAATTAGAAAATGAAGCATATGGACACATCAAAGATCTCGGAGGAAACCCGGAGCTGGTTTCAATAATAGAGCAACTTAGCAGCATGTACAAAAATCCATCATAG